From one Micromonospora siamensis genomic stretch:
- a CDS encoding DUF742 domain-containing protein, whose product MTPDVAGEGPDPEPAVRIRPYLRTSPTGAGDPTPVPPTPSAPGGPSGPRPFVLTAGRVAGADPAIGLETQVTTRSEAARSAPLAPELQAIVALCGEPISVAEISARTRLHFGVTRVLVGDLRAAGHLDVHVDDRPDALDPDLILRVIDGLRAIS is encoded by the coding sequence ATGACCCCCGACGTCGCCGGCGAGGGCCCGGACCCGGAGCCAGCCGTCCGGATCCGGCCCTACCTGCGGACGTCCCCGACCGGCGCGGGCGACCCGACGCCCGTGCCGCCCACGCCGTCCGCCCCCGGGGGGCCGAGCGGTCCGCGTCCGTTCGTGCTCACCGCCGGCCGGGTGGCCGGCGCCGACCCGGCGATCGGGTTGGAGACCCAGGTGACCACCCGCTCCGAGGCGGCCCGGTCGGCCCCGCTGGCGCCCGAGTTGCAGGCCATCGTCGCGCTGTGCGGCGAGCCGATCTCGGTCGCCGAGATCTCCGCCCGGACCAGGCTGCACTTCGGCGTGACCCGGGTCCTGGTCGGCGACCTGCGCGCCGCCGGCCACCTCGACGTGCACGTCGACGACCGCCCCGACGCCCTTGACCCCGACCTCATCCTGCGAGTGATCGATGGACTCCGTGCGATCTCCTGA
- a CDS encoding roadblock/LC7 domain-containing protein translates to MTSPYLHDNVDHQNGAPELSPEARTFNWLLDSFTSSTAGVMEAIAVSSDGLLMAMSAIKDRSNAERLAAVVSGMTSLAGGAASWYALGGLNRVIVDMAEGYLLISAISSGSVLGVVADRSANLGTVAYEMTLFAGRAGGALTPRLIAELKNAVQQ, encoded by the coding sequence GTGACCAGTCCCTACCTGCACGACAACGTCGACCACCAGAACGGCGCCCCGGAACTCAGTCCGGAGGCGCGCACCTTCAACTGGCTGCTCGACTCGTTCACCTCCAGCACCGCGGGGGTGATGGAGGCGATCGCCGTCTCGTCCGACGGGCTGCTGATGGCCATGTCGGCCATCAAGGACCGGTCCAACGCGGAGCGGCTGGCCGCCGTGGTCTCCGGCATGACCAGCCTGGCCGGCGGCGCCGCCAGCTGGTACGCGCTGGGCGGCCTCAACCGGGTCATCGTCGACATGGCCGAGGGATACCTGCTGATCAGCGCGATCAGCAGCGGGTCGGTGCTGGGCGTCGTCGCGGACCGCTCGGCCAACCTGGGCACCGTCGCGTACGAGATGACGCTGTTCGCCGGCCGGGCCGGCGGCGCGCTGACCCCCCGCCTGATCGCCGAGCTGAAGAACGCCGTCCAGCAATGA
- a CDS encoding sensor histidine kinase produces the protein MLARLRIRGKLALLVIIPLLSMAGLAVPVVVDRIDTARQAGAIADTVRVASRVGSLVQDLQQERLLSVGLLLGRVSRTELIQKAAMVDDRVTDLRAELGDELPGPVATALDGVRRLADLRTAVLAGAATPGQIMETYGPVDTALIDSLRLVYDVDTRTSAGKQVLALDHLLRADEGLSACATLIVLVKATKDPKVVAGFIACISALQVDNTKFRSLITREQFKLAQLDDAATAARTSPTFLTDSVRDPVGAIDPVPLDALFPSVRSMITLGQFVEKKIVADVIAEVTVEQRRALTTAWLLGGVAVAILLLVVGLSMAVARTVARPLTRLTRSADRVARVAEEELVRVADDETESAPPVRLDPVDVRAQDEIGDLARAFERVQSTAARLVERQVAGRRNVAQMFGHVGRRTQNLVGRQIALIDQLERQETDPGRLEQLYRLDHVSSRLRRNAGSLVVLSGAAGADGPVAPVPLADVVRLALGEIEDYTRVDVQVPPGVSAAPAVAGDLVLVLAELMENATVFSPPHTRVVVGGELTETGARLSVVDRGIGMTEERLAEENARLTRRERLDLAPTEVLGLFVVGRLARRHGLAVELVTTGGGGVTARLEIPAALLVIRQADREGATVARATVPARDRRSPIALDAARPGRALTSAPERRSPAEVALPAGFDPDLLDRATRSMADGRPWDAFGSGGRPDPAPAGPAAAPLEPLLPSAAGTAEPPMDPYRLAPANPVAAPVDPYRPAPVGVTEPLPRRTATAPAGDTVPLTLTPATTAFLELGTPATPAAPAGPASAFRQRVPGASLPPAGPAARPVGGTAADPAAARALVEEFQSGVRRAEQRHPGSWPPAPAAAPPPVATPLVTAPVVASPTATTPLVTAPAAAPTRPRLSRRVPGANLAVSPHAAPPPVSSGPGDPAQVRDLITEFEAGVARALREVSPGPRNEEGSSR, from the coding sequence ATGCTCGCTAGGCTGCGGATCCGGGGCAAGCTCGCCCTCCTGGTGATCATTCCGCTGCTCAGCATGGCCGGACTCGCCGTGCCGGTGGTGGTCGACCGGATCGACACCGCCCGGCAGGCGGGCGCGATCGCCGACACCGTCCGCGTCGCCAGCCGGGTCGGCAGCCTGGTGCAGGACCTCCAGCAGGAACGGCTGCTCTCGGTGGGGCTGCTGCTCGGCCGGGTCAGCCGGACCGAGCTGATCCAGAAGGCGGCCATGGTCGACGACCGGGTCACCGACCTGCGCGCCGAACTCGGCGACGAGCTGCCCGGCCCGGTCGCCACCGCCCTGGACGGCGTACGCCGGCTGGCCGACCTGCGGACCGCCGTGCTGGCCGGCGCGGCCACCCCCGGGCAGATCATGGAGACCTACGGCCCGGTGGACACCGCGCTGATCGACTCGCTGCGGCTGGTGTACGACGTGGACACCCGTACCTCCGCCGGCAAGCAGGTGCTGGCGCTGGACCACCTGCTCCGCGCCGACGAGGGGCTGAGCGCCTGTGCCACGCTGATCGTGCTGGTCAAGGCCACCAAGGATCCCAAGGTGGTGGCCGGCTTCATCGCCTGCATCTCCGCGTTGCAGGTCGACAACACCAAGTTCCGCAGCCTGATCACCCGCGAGCAGTTCAAGCTGGCCCAGCTGGACGACGCGGCCACCGCGGCGCGGACCAGCCCCACCTTCCTCACCGACAGCGTGCGCGACCCGGTGGGCGCGATCGACCCGGTGCCGCTGGACGCGCTCTTTCCGTCCGTCCGCTCCATGATCACCCTCGGCCAGTTCGTCGAGAAGAAGATCGTCGCGGACGTCATCGCCGAGGTCACCGTCGAGCAGCGGCGGGCGCTCACCACCGCCTGGCTGCTCGGGGGTGTCGCCGTGGCGATCCTGCTGCTGGTGGTCGGCCTCAGCATGGCGGTGGCCCGGACGGTCGCCCGCCCGCTGACCCGGCTCACCCGCTCCGCCGACCGGGTCGCCCGGGTCGCCGAGGAGGAGCTGGTCCGGGTCGCCGACGACGAGACCGAGAGCGCCCCACCGGTCCGCCTCGACCCGGTCGACGTCCGCGCCCAGGACGAGATCGGCGACCTGGCCCGCGCCTTCGAGCGGGTGCAGAGCACCGCCGCCCGGCTGGTGGAGCGGCAGGTCGCCGGCCGACGCAACGTGGCCCAGATGTTCGGGCACGTCGGCCGCCGTACGCAGAACCTGGTCGGCCGGCAGATCGCGCTGATCGACCAGCTGGAACGGCAGGAGACCGACCCGGGGCGGCTGGAGCAGCTCTACCGGCTCGACCACGTCTCCAGCCGGCTGCGCCGCAACGCGGGCAGCCTCGTGGTGCTCTCCGGCGCGGCCGGCGCGGACGGCCCGGTGGCCCCGGTGCCACTGGCCGACGTGGTCCGGCTGGCGCTCGGCGAGATCGAGGACTACACCCGGGTGGACGTGCAGGTTCCGCCGGGCGTCTCGGCGGCGCCGGCGGTCGCCGGTGACCTGGTGCTGGTGCTCGCCGAGCTGATGGAGAACGCCACCGTCTTCTCGCCGCCGCACACCCGGGTGGTGGTCGGCGGGGAACTCACCGAGACCGGGGCCCGGCTGTCCGTGGTGGACCGGGGCATCGGCATGACCGAGGAGCGGCTGGCCGAGGAGAACGCCCGGCTGACCCGGCGGGAACGGCTCGACCTGGCCCCGACCGAGGTGCTGGGACTCTTCGTGGTCGGCCGGCTGGCCCGCCGGCACGGCCTGGCCGTGGAGCTGGTGACGACCGGCGGGGGCGGCGTCACCGCCCGGCTGGAGATCCCGGCGGCGCTGCTGGTCATCCGACAGGCCGATCGGGAGGGCGCCACGGTCGCCCGGGCCACCGTGCCGGCCCGGGACCGGCGGTCACCGATCGCGCTGGACGCGGCCCGCCCGGGCCGGGCGCTCACCTCGGCCCCCGAGCGCCGCTCCCCGGCCGAGGTCGCACTGCCGGCCGGCTTCGACCCGGACCTGCTCGACCGGGCCACCCGGAGCATGGCCGACGGCCGGCCGTGGGACGCCTTCGGCTCCGGTGGCCGACCCGACCCCGCCCCCGCCGGTCCCGCCGCCGCGCCGCTCGAACCGCTCCTGCCGTCCGCTGCCGGGACCGCCGAGCCACCGATGGACCCCTATCGGCTCGCGCCGGCCAACCCCGTCGCCGCGCCGGTGGACCCGTACCGGCCGGCGCCGGTCGGGGTCACCGAACCGCTGCCCCGGCGCACCGCGACGGCACCGGCGGGCGACACCGTGCCGCTGACCCTCACCCCGGCCACCACCGCGTTCCTGGAGCTCGGCACGCCGGCCACCCCGGCGGCCCCCGCCGGTCCGGCCTCGGCGTTCCGGCAGCGGGTACCCGGCGCCAGCCTGCCACCGGCCGGCCCGGCCGCCCGGCCGGTGGGTGGGACCGCCGCCGACCCGGCCGCCGCCCGCGCGCTCGTCGAGGAGTTCCAGTCCGGGGTACGCCGGGCGGAGCAGCGCCATCCCGGCAGCTGGCCGCCCGCGCCCGCCGCCGCGCCGCCACCCGTCGCGACCCCACTGGTCACCGCGCCCGTCGTCGCCTCACCCACCGCCACGACGCCGCTGGTCACCGCGCCCGCCGCCGCTCCGACCCGGCCACGGCTGAGCCGCCGGGTGCCCGGAGCGAACCTGGCCGTCAGCCCGCACGCGGCCCCGCCGCCGGTCAGCTCCGGCCCCGGCGACCCGGCCCAGGTGCGGGACCTCATCACCGAGTTCGAGGCGGGCGTCGCCCGTGCTCTCCGCGAAGTCAGTCCAGGCCCCCGGAACGAAGAGGGATCATCACGGTGA